The following proteins are encoded in a genomic region of Anomaloglossus baeobatrachus isolate aAnoBae1 chromosome 6, aAnoBae1.hap1, whole genome shotgun sequence:
- the PPP1R17 gene encoding protein phosphatase 1 regulatory subunit 17 isoform X2, producing the protein MSTEFVSPLDPSEEIEDKEEQHYNLSEQLMRNCDIQRKVRKGKSALSSQNNEMDLKQPRRKDTPALHKPPFIPDFSELLLKRFDEVEKQHKNMQIPSVINKDPELRKPRRKDTPALHTSPLIPVGVKLMKEDRRIIISESEESDG; encoded by the exons ATGTCAACAGAATTTGTGTCGCCACTGGATCCCTCCGAAGAGATAGAGGATAAGGAAGAACAGCATT ACAATCTTTCTGAGCAATTGATGAGGAACTGTGATATCCAGAGGAAAGTAAGAAAAGGAAAATCCGCACTTTCTTCCCAGAACAATGAAATGGACCTAAAACAACCTCGGAGAAAAGACACACCAGCCCTACACAAGCCACCATTTATTCCAG ATTTTTCAGAGCTGCTGTTAAAACGGTTTGATGAAGTGGAAAAACAACACAAGAATATGCAAATTCCCTCTGTTATAAATAAAGATCCAGAGCTGAGGAAACCAAGGAGAAAAGATACTCCAGCACTGCACACGTCACCTCTGATCCCAG TAGGTGTAAAACTtatgaaagaagacagaagaatcaTAATTTCGGAGAGTGAAGAAAGTGATGGTTAG
- the PPP1R17 gene encoding protein phosphatase 1 regulatory subunit 17 isoform X1 has translation MSTEFVSPLDPSEEIEDKEEQHCKLLDNLSEQLMRNCDIQRKVRKGKSALSSQNNEMDLKQPRRKDTPALHKPPFIPDFSELLLKRFDEVEKQHKNMQIPSVINKDPELRKPRRKDTPALHTSPLIPVGVKLMKEDRRIIISESEESDG, from the exons ATGTCAACAGAATTTGTGTCGCCACTGGATCCCTCCGAAGAGATAGAGGATAAGGAAGAACAGCATTGTAAGCTTTTAG ACAATCTTTCTGAGCAATTGATGAGGAACTGTGATATCCAGAGGAAAGTAAGAAAAGGAAAATCCGCACTTTCTTCCCAGAACAATGAAATGGACCTAAAACAACCTCGGAGAAAAGACACACCAGCCCTACACAAGCCACCATTTATTCCAG ATTTTTCAGAGCTGCTGTTAAAACGGTTTGATGAAGTGGAAAAACAACACAAGAATATGCAAATTCCCTCTGTTATAAATAAAGATCCAGAGCTGAGGAAACCAAGGAGAAAAGATACTCCAGCACTGCACACGTCACCTCTGATCCCAG TAGGTGTAAAACTtatgaaagaagacagaagaatcaTAATTTCGGAGAGTGAAGAAAGTGATGGTTAG